In uncultured Desulfovibrio sp., a single window of DNA contains:
- a CDS encoding YigZ family protein gives MTRYAVPDVAPQHPHSTEIVIRRSRFLAQCAHTPDAATARAFVEQVRRQHADATHNCWAYAAGAPGNTAQIGSSDDGEPHGTAGRPMLQIVLHSGIGELCVVVSRWFGGVKLGTGGLVRAYQDSVRENLADLPVRQRVPETSLQLTVAYAHLDALRRMLPTYEARLESEDYQAEARLQLRLPAEHVEAFQVALAGVSNGAALCSELTDGDTA, from the coding sequence ATGACGCGCTATGCCGTGCCTGATGTTGCGCCCCAACACCCGCACAGCACAGAAATCGTTATCCGCCGCAGCCGCTTTCTGGCCCAGTGCGCCCATACGCCGGATGCGGCAACAGCGCGGGCCTTTGTGGAACAGGTACGCCGCCAGCACGCCGATGCAACGCATAACTGCTGGGCATATGCCGCTGGCGCGCCGGGGAACACGGCGCAGATCGGCTCGTCTGACGATGGAGAACCTCACGGCACAGCTGGCAGGCCCATGCTGCAAATTGTGCTGCACAGCGGCATCGGCGAATTGTGCGTAGTGGTGAGCCGCTGGTTTGGCGGCGTCAAGCTTGGCACCGGCGGCCTTGTGCGGGCCTATCAGGACAGTGTACGCGAAAATCTGGCCGACCTGCCCGTGAGGCAGCGAGTGCCGGAAACCAGTTTGCAGCTTACGGTTGCCTACGCACACCTTGATGCCCTGCGCCGCATGTTGCCAACCTACGAAGCCCGCCTTGAAAGTGAAGACTATCAGGCTGAGGCCAGATTGCAACTGCGATTGCCCGCCGAACACGTGGAGGCCTTTCAGGTTGCGCTGGCGGGCGTGAGCAATGGCGCGGCCCTGTGCAGTGAGCTTACGGACGGCGACACCGCCTGA
- a CDS encoding tetratricopeptide repeat protein, which yields MKARYDDLDEYIADLKAEIAQNEQCATHYYNLGLALLTKRDFVAAEEALLNAVRNSPHLAEAYVQLGGICLERGDLDGCLRYNEEAANCRAKFPVPWGNIAFVHLQRGEPDKAITALNKALKWDPNFVQARNALSTAYYMKGDFAACETACKEVIKLQPGFAPAWNNLALAQFEMEQYADAAESAKKAQALGFEVPEGFLEELKAKGV from the coding sequence ATGAAAGCTCGCTACGATGACCTGGATGAATACATTGCCGATCTGAAGGCGGAAATCGCCCAGAACGAGCAGTGCGCTACCCATTACTACAATCTTGGTCTGGCCCTGCTGACCAAGCGCGACTTTGTGGCTGCTGAAGAAGCCCTGCTGAACGCGGTGCGCAATTCGCCGCATCTGGCGGAAGCCTACGTGCAGCTTGGCGGCATTTGCCTTGAACGCGGCGATCTCGACGGCTGCCTGCGCTATAATGAGGAAGCCGCCAACTGCCGCGCCAAATTCCCGGTGCCGTGGGGCAACATTGCCTTTGTGCACCTGCAACGCGGCGAGCCCGACAAGGCCATCACGGCCCTGAACAAGGCCCTCAAGTGGGATCCCAATTTTGTGCAGGCCCGGAATGCGCTTTCCACCGCCTATTATATGAAGGGCGACTTTGCGGCTTGCGAAACGGCCTGCAAGGAAGTGATCAAGCTGCAGCCCGGTTTTGCCCCGGCCTGGAACAATCTGGCGTTGGCGCAGTTTGAAATGGAACAGTACGCCGATGCCGCAGAATCCGCCAAAAAGGCGCAGGCTCTGGGTTTTGAAGTGCCGGAAGGCTTTCTTGAAGAGCTTAAGGCCAAGGGCGTCTAA
- a CDS encoding YkgJ family cysteine cluster protein: protein MIPDLSSIFTRYETLRAEVDDLFGRVRGAFPQCVVCKEGCSDCCHALFDLSLVEAMYINKAFEAAFGYGPQRSAILERASDLDRRATRIKRELYRAEKDGESPEAIMERAAQIKLRCPLLDDNNQCLLYHARPITCRVYGVPTAIAGQGHVCGFSAFEKGKPYPTIHMDKIQNRLEDLSRDVATTVQSRFKELHDVYVPLSMALLTRYDEAYLGIGPAKKEEA from the coding sequence ATGATCCCTGATCTGAGCTCTATTTTTACCCGCTATGAAACATTGCGGGCCGAAGTTGACGACCTTTTCGGCAGGGTGCGCGGGGCCTTTCCCCAGTGCGTAGTCTGCAAGGAAGGCTGTAGCGATTGTTGCCACGCGCTTTTTGATCTTTCCCTTGTTGAAGCCATGTACATCAACAAGGCATTTGAGGCCGCCTTTGGTTACGGGCCGCAGCGCTCCGCCATTCTTGAGCGCGCTTCTGATCTGGACCGCCGCGCCACGCGCATCAAGCGCGAGCTGTACCGGGCGGAAAAAGACGGCGAAAGCCCCGAGGCCATCATGGAACGCGCTGCTCAGATCAAGCTGCGCTGCCCTCTGCTGGATGATAATAACCAATGCCTGCTGTACCACGCCCGGCCCATTACCTGCCGCGTGTACGGCGTGCCCACGGCCATTGCCGGGCAGGGGCATGTGTGCGGTTTTTCCGCCTTTGAAAAGGGCAAGCCATACCCCACCATCCATATGGACAAGATCCAGAACAGGCTTGAAGACCTGAGCAGGGATGTGGCCACAACAGTGCAGAGCCGCTTTAAAGAACTGCACGACGTGTATGTGCCTTTGTCCATGGCTCTGCTAACCCGCTACGATGAGGCCTATCTGGGTATTGGCCCGGCCAAGAAAGAAGAGGCCTGA
- a CDS encoding ferredoxin yields the protein MGYNVNVDVDKCVGCGECVDVCPVEVYEIKDGKSEAVNAEECLGCESCVEVCEVSAITVEEN from the coding sequence ATGGGTTATAATGTTAATGTTGACGTTGACAAGTGCGTGGGCTGTGGCGAATGCGTGGACGTGTGCCCCGTTGAAGTTTACGAAATCAAGGACGGCAAGTCCGAAGCCGTGAACGCCGAAGAATGCCTGGGCTGCGAATCCTGTGTGGAAGTTTGCGAAGTCAGCGCTATCACCGTTGAAGAAAACTAG
- a CDS encoding trypsin-like peptidase domain-containing protein codes for MKIRPIYIQKNLPCRGSSRRRRVEEAAVEGSFALRLFFLMLAAALLLCTPSRAGAVAADSPRMTPVVRAVQAVAPAVVNITSTHIVEGQRLSPLEQFFGPGFPGLPGFDMPGGRKVRQKRVSLGSGVIVDGEKGLVLTNAHVIAGGDEVMVHLLDGREFPAAVKGADPDFDIAVLQIKGASKLPAVKLGDSGDIMPGETVIAIGNPFGFNHTVTTGVVSALGRTIRNKDGAFTDLVQTDAAINPGNSGGPLLNIEGVLIGINTAVDARAEGIGFAIPINKARRVMHDLMSAGRVAPLWLGLDLQDVDGQTAMALGLKDAGGVLVTAVFPGSPAAKVGIAPGDILETINSSPVRDRRDYLDILRNQTAGTPLRLQLLREGGQLKIEATPEPFGDVEARALLERRWGFSAAQTAQGVVVRQARADGPASFLRQGDHITAVGAAETRTMEDFLQAFRRERMSGQILLQVVRNGKGYYARLVP; via the coding sequence ATGAAAATCAGACCCATCTATATACAAAAAAATCTGCCTTGCCGTGGGAGTTCGCGCCGCAGACGGGTAGAAGAGGCGGCAGTTGAGGGAAGTTTTGCCCTGCGCCTGTTTTTTTTGATGCTGGCAGCGGCGCTGCTGCTGTGCACACCTTCTCGGGCTGGGGCCGTGGCGGCGGACAGCCCCCGCATGACCCCTGTGGTGCGCGCCGTGCAGGCAGTTGCCCCGGCGGTTGTGAACATAACGAGCACACATATTGTTGAAGGGCAGCGGCTTTCGCCCCTTGAGCAGTTTTTCGGACCGGGCTTTCCCGGCTTGCCGGGTTTTGATATGCCCGGCGGGCGTAAAGTGCGGCAAAAGCGCGTCAGCCTTGGTTCTGGCGTCATTGTAGACGGAGAAAAAGGCCTTGTGCTCACCAACGCGCATGTTATCGCGGGTGGGGACGAAGTCATGGTGCATCTGCTGGACGGCAGGGAATTTCCCGCCGCCGTCAAAGGGGCTGACCCGGATTTTGACATTGCCGTGCTCCAGATCAAGGGAGCGTCAAAGCTGCCTGCCGTAAAGCTCGGCGATTCAGGCGACATCATGCCGGGCGAGACCGTCATCGCCATCGGCAATCCCTTTGGTTTCAACCATACCGTCACCACGGGCGTGGTTTCTGCCCTTGGGCGCACTATCCGCAACAAGGACGGCGCGTTCACCGACCTTGTGCAGACTGACGCGGCCATTAACCCCGGCAACAGCGGCGGCCCGCTGCTGAACATCGAGGGGGTGCTCATAGGCATCAATACGGCCGTGGATGCACGCGCCGAGGGCATCGGTTTTGCAATCCCCATCAACAAGGCCCGCCGCGTCATGCACGACCTCATGAGCGCAGGCCGCGTGGCCCCGCTCTGGCTGGGCCTTGATTTGCAGGATGTGGACGGGCAAACGGCCATGGCCCTGGGCCTCAAAGATGCCGGCGGCGTGCTGGTTACGGCGGTGTTTCCCGGTTCTCCCGCTGCCAAGGTGGGCATAGCGCCCGGTGACATACTTGAAACCATAAATTCTTCACCTGTGCGCGACAGGCGCGATTATCTGGATATTTTGCGCAACCAGACAGCCGGAACCCCCTTGCGGCTGCAACTGCTGCGTGAGGGCGGGCAGTTGAAGATCGAGGCTACCCCCGAACCCTTTGGCGATGTGGAGGCCCGCGCCCTGCTGGAGCGTCGCTGGGGATTCAGCGCAGCGCAAACTGCGCAGGGCGTGGTGGTGCGGCAGGCCAGGGCAGACGGCCCGGCATCTTTTTTGCGTCAGGGCGACCACATAACAGCGGTGGGCGCTGCCGAAACCAGAACCATGGAAGATTTTTTACAGGCTTTCAGAAGAGAGCGCATGTCCGGGCAGATTTTGTTGCAGGTTGTGCGCAACGGCAAAGGCTATTACGCGCGTCTTGTGCCATAA
- the cobT gene encoding nicotinate-nucleotide--dimethylbenzimidazole phosphoribosyltransferase — translation MKTTQSDLLELILPGLRIAPLLQKDLDDAQAHLDDLTKPQGSLGRLEDLAQRLYAMSGGQAPISVSPAIMLTVAGDHGVADQGVSPFPKAVTRQMVQNFFNNGAAVNVLCKTSGMDLRVVDAGCDGGPYEPHSILIERRLGDGTADMSQGPAMSRETCLKGLRMGVELAHQLANNGYRCLGVGEMGIANSTAGTALYCALLHFDPEQMTGPGAGADPDMVRHKTEIVRRALAVNASMLEGDDPINILAALGGFEIVLMAGLMLGAASCRLPVLVDGFICSAAYVAGLHICPQLADYAVLSHASAEPGHVRALSKLTGGETRNNPLLHLSMRLGEGTGGAVAYNLLRCAASVYNDMATFSSAGVTGKTC, via the coding sequence ATGAAAACCACTCAATCCGACCTGTTGGAATTGATTTTGCCCGGCCTGCGCATTGCGCCCCTTCTTCAGAAAGACCTGGACGATGCCCAGGCTCATCTGGATGACCTCACCAAACCGCAGGGCAGCCTTGGCCGCCTCGAAGACCTCGCCCAGAGGCTCTACGCCATGAGCGGCGGGCAAGCGCCCATCAGCGTCAGCCCTGCCATCATGCTTACTGTTGCTGGCGACCACGGCGTTGCCGATCAGGGCGTTTCGCCTTTTCCCAAGGCCGTGACGCGCCAGATGGTGCAAAACTTTTTCAACAACGGCGCGGCGGTCAATGTTCTGTGCAAGACCTCGGGCATGGATCTGCGCGTGGTGGACGCAGGCTGCGATGGCGGCCCCTATGAGCCGCACTCCATCCTCATTGAGCGCCGTCTGGGCGACGGCACCGCAGATATGAGCCAGGGCCCGGCCATGAGCCGCGAAACATGCCTCAAGGGGCTGCGCATGGGCGTGGAACTGGCGCACCAGCTTGCGAATAATGGCTACCGCTGCCTCGGCGTGGGCGAAATGGGCATTGCCAACAGCACGGCAGGCACGGCCCTGTACTGCGCCTTGCTGCACTTTGACCCCGAGCAGATGACCGGCCCCGGCGCTGGCGCGGACCCCGACATGGTGCGCCACAAGACCGAAATCGTGCGCCGCGCGCTGGCAGTCAATGCTTCCATGCTGGAAGGCGACGACCCCATCAATATTCTGGCCGCCTTGGGCGGATTTGAAATTGTTCTCATGGCCGGGCTGATGCTTGGCGCAGCCTCGTGCCGCCTGCCCGTGCTGGTTGACGGCTTTATATGCAGCGCGGCCTATGTGGCGGGCCTGCACATCTGCCCCCAGCTTGCCGACTACGCCGTGCTTTCCCACGCCTCGGCAGAGCCGGGCCACGTACGCGCGCTCTCCAAGCTGACCGGCGGCGAAACCCGCAACAATCCGCTGCTGCACCTGAGCATGCGCCTTGGCGAAGGAACGGGCGGCGCTGTGGCCTATAACCTGCTGCGTTGCGCTGCCTCCGTGTACAACGACATGGCGACTTTCAGCTCCGCAGGCGTGACGGGCAAAACATGCTGA
- a CDS encoding ABC transporter ATP-binding protein, whose amino-acid sequence MLNQLAPDQSSASALLRLEDVSRVFDIRRGLFGERRSLVAVDGVSLSLAKGASLGLVGESGCGKSTLGRLACGLLAPSQGQVLLDGRFLPPAGADSWAAGRIQMIFQDPFSSLNPRLTVGNSVAEPLAARGVSREERHAQAEAMLATVGLEGTGRRYPHEFSGGQRQRIAVARALITRPDVVVCDEPVSALDASVQAQALNLLREVQEQFGPAYLFISHDLAVVGFLCRHILVMYLGQIVEEGPTDAIFDGAAHPYTQALMAAMPTGSRRGEPIAALEGELPSPLAPPAGCRFHPRCPKAKDICRKEAPQWKDMGDGWRVRCWEA is encoded by the coding sequence ATGCTGAATCAGCTTGCGCCGGACCAGTCTTCCGCATCCGCCCTGCTGCGGCTGGAGGATGTCTCACGGGTGTTTGACATCCGGCGAGGGCTGTTCGGCGAAAGGCGCTCTTTGGTTGCCGTAGACGGCGTTAGCCTGAGCCTCGCCAAGGGCGCAAGCCTTGGTCTGGTGGGCGAATCCGGCTGCGGCAAATCCACCCTCGGGCGTCTGGCCTGCGGGTTGCTGGCCCCTTCTCAGGGGCAGGTGCTGCTTGATGGCCGCTTCCTGCCCCCCGCCGGGGCGGACAGTTGGGCCGCCGGGCGCATCCAGATGATTTTTCAGGATCCTTTTTCGTCCCTCAATCCCCGGCTCACTGTGGGCAATTCTGTGGCGGAGCCGCTGGCGGCGCGCGGCGTCTCCCGCGAGGAACGCCATGCACAGGCCGAGGCCATGCTGGCTACCGTGGGGCTTGAAGGCACGGGCCGCCGCTATCCGCACGAGTTTTCCGGGGGGCAGCGACAGCGCATTGCCGTGGCGCGGGCGCTCATCACCCGGCCAGATGTGGTTGTGTGCGACGAACCTGTTTCCGCACTCGATGCCTCGGTGCAGGCGCAGGCGCTCAACCTCCTGCGCGAAGTGCAGGAGCAGTTCGGGCCAGCCTATCTTTTCATTTCGCACGATCTGGCGGTGGTGGGATTTCTGTGCCGCCATATCCTGGTCATGTATCTGGGGCAGATTGTGGAAGAAGGCCCCACTGATGCCATCTTTGACGGTGCGGCGCACCCGTATACGCAGGCTCTCATGGCTGCCATGCCCACCGGGAGCCGCCGGGGCGAACCCATTGCCGCGCTGGAAGGCGAGCTGCCAAGCCCCTTGGCTCCGCCCGCCGGATGCCGCTTTCACCCGCGTTGCCCCAAGGCAAAGGACATTTGCCGCAAGGAAGCGCCGCAATGGAAGGATATGGGTGATGGGTGGCGCGTGAGGTGTTGGGAGGCGTAA